The DNA window TGCCAGTTGTGCTTGATTAGACTGGCTGCACACGCCTTGAACTGAGTCAAATAATATGGGAATACTTGATCCAGCCCTATTATTTTCTAACTTCAGCCTTTGTCCGATGGCAGGTTTTGGGGGATCAGTGGACCAGAATGCGGTTCTCGAGTTTATCGACGCTGGGCATGATATGATCCTGGCGGCAGATTCATCTGCCTCTGATCTTATCCGCGGCATTGCGACGGAGTGTGGGGTTGATTTTGATGAGGCAAGTTGTTTCTGACTTCTGTGGATGTCTGGCTGATGCCTTGGCTTATTCATCCCTGTGATTCCAACAACTCGagtttggattttttttttcaggaTCCAGAGGCAATGGTTATTGACCACATCAATTATGCTGTCACGGATGTTGATGGTGATCACACCTTGATTGCCGGTGATGATCTCATCCAGTCGGATGTGATACTTGGGTCCAAAAAGATTGAGGTTAGTCTAGATGCAAAAATTCTCCTTTCAACCTTTAGGCCTTGACATACTCACTGGATTAAACATAGTTAGACCTATGTTGAGGTTGAATCTTGGTCTACAGTCTTGTTCTGAGTTTATCAGTTGAGAACTAAATTTTGTGCATGGTGGTATCGTCATTGTATTTATGTTTTTAGTATTCACGATTAGCCGGCCTTTTGTTCATATACCCAACCTTGTCAGCGGTGCTGCTGAAAcattgttagtataaatgtTCCCACATTATGCCTTTACATTGCTGTTCCATACTTGCACATCTATATTTGGCCCAAGTTACTATACTGAATCTTTTCATGGTTAACCAATTTGTAGTAGCAAAGATACTTATATCTGGACTGTTCCTATTTATGAGCAAGTTACTTTCATATCTGCAGGTCTTTAGAGGCTAGAATATCCTTAGCTATAATAGCATTTCTTAACATTGGATGTTGATAAGGATATGGTGTAAACTTGCCAAATCTATTGTTTATTGCTTCCTTTTGCATTCTTGGCTGTGCTTACATGCATGTTTTTCTTCTTTTGATATTTTCCTCCATTTTCTAGGCTCCTGTATTGTTCCGAGGAATTGGACATACAGCTAATCCATCAAACAGCTTGGtaagtaatctaaatcctgcaCACTGATTTGCATGCCCATAACCATATTTTATTGCTGTAGAGCATAAACATTTTATGGTTTTTAGATAACCCTTTGTTCTTCCCTGACTTGGCTATTCCTAGGTTCTGAAAGTCCTATCTGCCTCTCCATCAGCATATTCAGCAAACCCAAAGACTAAGTTGGCATCTCCTCCATCTCTCACTGGGTCAGCTATATCACTGGTTTCTGTTATGCAGGTAGCTTTGTTTTTACTTGCTTATTAGTATTAGTGGGCTAGTCATTCCATTGTTAATTCTTGTGTGATAATGCATGTTAGGCTTGTCAGCACCCATGCATTACCATTGTATGCCTCTAACAAGTTTTTTTTCTGTCTTCTTGCAGGCAAGAAATAATGCTCGGGTGCTGGTATCCGGATCACTTGATCTGTTTAGCAACCGGTATGCTACCATATACACCAAAGAAGTTTCTTCTGGTTTTCCATAAAGTGCTTATGTTATTCTTTTCATTCAGGTTCCTAAAGTCTGGTGTTCAAAAGGCTGGAAGCAAGAAGAGGTTAGTTTATTTCTGAAGCTTTCATTGAGTCTTTAGATTTCAGCTAAAAAGTTTCAAGATCTTTTGGATGCTATTTCTTTTAATTAATGCCTTCAATCCTTTGTCAGGTAAGCATCATATGAGTGTTAGAAAAGATTTGCCTGTCTAAGTTCTATAAGACCTACCCTAAAGTGAAATTTGAAGTTTTTATCTTGTAATTAACAAGGCAACAGAACACTTTGAGGAACTTTTGTTCTTTGGTTGTCTTCTGTGTTAAGCAGCTTACTGCTTGGATTGACCAACGTATTTAATCATGTGGCCTATTACTTATAATTTCATAGGCTGGTCATAGATGGTGAAGTTTGGAGTGTGATTATTTAGCTTTTTGTTAATGCTTTTACCTTGAGAAGAAGGTCAATGAACAAATCAATTTGACGCACTACTTGATAAAGGGGTAAAACTTTAAGGGATCCCAAACTGTAACCGAGGTATATGATGCCATGTTAAAGGATCTTTGGGCACAATAAACTGCTTTAGGTTGTTGGCCTGTTGCATCGGTTGAGAATAAGCTTAGTGATTATTGGCTATATGCAAATTATAGTACTGCATATCCTAGAATGGATATATAGCGTTTCTCATATTTTTTGTGTGCTTCTTTGTGGAAATCATTCATTACAAGCTCATTCTAGTTTTTATATATGTACAGGCATGAGAGAGCTGGAAATGAGCAATTTGTGACAGAGACAAGCAAATGGGTTTTCCATGAGAGGGGCCATCTCAAGGTTATATGTTGCCTTACTTCACAAGCTTCCTCATCTTATATTTTTCTTTAGTGGGTTGATGTTTTGCAAATGAAACTATGAAAGGGAAGGCATAACCTTTGTCACGTTCAATTTCTCAGGCAGTTAATGTCAAGCATCACAAGGTTGGGGAGACAAATGAGCCTGGCATGTACCGCATTAATGATGACCTGGTAACTTTTTTTTTACTTCATGTGTATTGACTATTGACCATTGAGCAGCGTGAAGTTAAATGTGCTAATACAAATTTTATCCTCAAGGAATACTTGGTTGAGATCTATGAATGGTCTGGAACGAGCTGGAAGCCATATGTTGCTGATGATGTTCAACTTCAGTTTTTCATGATGAGTCCTTATGTTTTGAAAACTATGTCGACTGACAAGAAGGTGTGCACCATTACAAACCTGTTGTGTATTAAGATCAATTGTGAGATTAGCATATTGTTGTGGCTAAACTATCATGTTCTCCGTATGTAGGGTCTATATTCAACGTCCTTCAAAGTTCCTGATGTTTATGGAGTTTTCCAGTTCAAAGTTGAGTACCAAAGGCTGGGATATACTGGTCTGTCTTTTACAAAGCAGGTTAGTCTCGTGACATGCTTTTCTTTCTTGGGTGGATCCATTACGCATAATCAAACCACATCCAGTGTATAGtcattttttttttacttttcacATTCGAtaatccttttcttttctgctgcAGATCCCAGTACGCCCTTACAGGCACAATGAGTATGAGAGATTCATAACATCAGCATACCCATACTACACTGCCTCATTTTCAACCGTAAGATCTGCTTCAATATGTTCTTGAGTAGACGCAATGAAATTTCCTTAATTTTTTTCATCTTTTACAGCTTCAAGTCTAGATGATTGAAAGTCACTTGTGTAGACTATCATAGGCTGCTTGTGTAGAACTTTCCAAGTCTTGTTACCTTAACTGGGTAATACAAATGTACGTAGGTTCTAGATTAGCTCCATGCTTAACTGGGCAATACAAATGCACGTAGGTTCTAGATTAATTCCATGCATCATCTCTTACATTAATTTCTTCCTCATTGCAGATGGGAGCTTTCTTCATATTCTCGTTTGTGTACCTGTACCACAAATAGAGTACCCACCGGATGCCAACGTGACCTTGATCCGTGGTGCCAATCAGGTCCAAAAAGCCAAGTGTTACCCGGTGCAATTTTTATGGAACCATATTTTTGTAGTGCCAACTTAGATAACATTTGACGACCGTGGTGGCGCTCATGAAAATCTTGTTCGAGCTAGGATGTTCGCCGTTCCCCTCTTTTCCTTTGACTGTTTCTGATCAGCACCAGTGAAAACTTTTACAGCCTATATAGAATTGAAATGATGACAGATGTAGCGAGTCTGAAAGTACTCCATGCCCGATTGTTTGGCTCCTGCTCCGATCCAAGTGGCGCGTTGTGACCCTGGATGTGGAACAGTTAGTTTGTGCTTGTGAGCCTGTACTGCTTATTCATGCTCCTGAGTTATACGTGGGGTATGGAAAAAATTACATCCCGCTAGGGTTAAATTGGAATGTTATCTCAATTCTTGGTCCTGGGAAATCATATTGAAGGAGCACCATCCTTTATTATACCCAGTATATAATACAACATTCATATCACAGGGTACACCGTACAAAACAACAGTGGCATAGCAAAGCATACAACTCTACCGTCTCCCCACACTGATGATCATACAACGAGGCACACCACAGTCACCCTCATCCCTCCCCCAACCTCCCGTGCACATCACCAATGGCGATGATCGCCCGGCTGAGAATGGCTCAGCCTCGAAGACCCGACGAGCATCCGGCGTCACCATCTCGACCTACACCGTGATCTCCAGCGTCCACCGGTGCAGCTCCTGCTCCGGCACGGGCAGGTCGACGGTGACGAGCCCCGTGTCGGCGTCGTAGCCGAACTCCACCTCCGCCGAGTCCAGCGCGcacctcgccggccgccgcgagcAGTAGGCGCCGAACCGGCCGCACCCGCGCACCCTCATCGCCGCCGTCAcggtcgccgcgccgcccgcagaGTCGCCGGCGCTCACCGCGCAGTCCtcgacggcgccgccggcgtTGAACATGTCGAGCAGCCCGACGGGCGCGAACGCGacgcccgccgcggcgccccgGCGGAGCGGGCAGACGTGGAACACCTCGTACTCGAGCGGGCCCAGCGTTACGGGCAGCGCCGCGCCGCGGGGCAGCCGGACCAGCTCCCCAGACCGGTGCGCGTACACCACGGCCTCGCCGTCCCACTCCGCGCCGCcatcctcgccggcggcggccacgcgCGCGATGGCGTCGACGTCGTCGGCGCGCACGGCGCCCGTGAGCGTCCCGGGCGCCGCGTCGTGCACGCGCGTCCGCTTGGTCACGCGGCACCACCCGGCGCCCTGGCAGTTGAACGCGCCCACCACGCCGCCGCACTTGTTCACGTTCCAGATCTTGAGCAGGCTTGCGCCGTCGCGCGCCGGGTCGGAGAAGAGGCAGTCGCGCGTGGGCCGGCCGGGGAGCTGCGCGCGGAGCACGGAGCCGTCGGGGAGGACGAGCTTCCTCAGCAGCTCGAAGTTGTGGTTACCCGGCTTGTCGCTGACGTAGATCGGGCAGCCGCCGATcgccctcgccgcgccgtgGTACTCCGCCGCCGGGTGCAAGCTCTGCCGGGTTCCCAAAGAATCCACCAATCAATCAACACGATCAACCTCGACACGACCAAGAACAAGCGAAGAGACAGACAAAGCACTCACATGGAACATGTCCCAGTCGGGCTGCATGAACTCGCCGAGGAAGATGGTGTTGTAGGCGACGGAGGCGACGTGGACGGTGTGCGACGCCGGGTCGTGCGGGTAGAAGTCGTCGGAGGCGCGCACGACGGCGGTCTCCCGCGCGCTGTAGAGCATGTCGGTGTTGTGAGACATGCTGGAGATGCAGCCGTTGTCCGGGAAGCTCCGCCCCACGGAGGCCTCGAGCGCGCGGTGGTAGGCGCGGGTGATGGCGACGCGGCCGCCGTGGCCGGCGCCCAGCGTCTCGATGATGTTCTGCACGTCTACCTTGACGCCGTCGACGTCGCACGAGGCCAGGTACGCGTGGAGCTCGCCGTAGAAGTcccgggcgcggcgcgggggcacGAGCCCGAGCCCGAGCACCGACAGCGAGTCCATCACGATGTCCGGCTGGTTGCCGGTCACCCCCGGCGACTGCACCGGGTACGCCAGCGCCGGCTCGTAGCGCTCCATCCCCgtgcccggcgccggcgccacgccgccccagtACCCCGCCATCGCGTGCCACACGTACACCTGCTTCACGCCGTGGGCGTCCTTGGTCTCCCGGACCAGCTGCTTCAGCCCGCCGGGCGCCGGCTCGCCGTCTCCGTCGCCGCCGTCAGTGGCTGGCTTGGCCTGGAACTTGGTGTTCTCCTTGATCCCCGTCAGCCTGCTCGCGAACCTGCACGCACGCCATCGGTTTTTGGTCAGTGTTGGGAGTCGCGCCGACGGCCACGGTCAGAATTCAGATGAATGAGCAGGAACGGGACGGGGCGTACTGCGCCCCCTCCTGGACGACGACGTTGGGGTCGGGCTTGTCCTCGGCGGCGATCTGCTGCCAGCCGTCGTCGATGATGAGGaaccgcggcggcgcgccgccCTTGGCCAGGCTGCAGGAGCAGGGGAGGAGGattaggaggaggaggaggagaacagAGCGTGGAGGAATCTTGCAGCTGCAGGGGATGTATAGTATACCTCTGGAGGCCGTGCTTGACGCCGTCGGCGGTGACGTCGGTGTAGAATGCGTCCCAGGTGCACCAGCCGAACCAGTCGAGGAACGACGGCAGCTTCTTCCTGTCCCGGTGGTGGAACGTCTGCAGGTGCTTCTCCACCGCCTTGACGGCGGCGGTGATGGCGTCGAAGGGGCTGTCGCCGGCGTGGAGGTACACCATGTGCGCGCCCTGGTCCGTCTGCACCGCCTTGTCACCGCTCTCGATGCAGATCTGCAGCTCGTCGCGTTCGTTCCCCTGCAGCGCCGCCCGGAACTGCCCCTCCAGCAGCGGCAGCATCACCAGGTACACCGGACCagcgtcgtcgtcgccgtcgccggaggcggGCACCTCGACGAGCATGAACTGGGTCTCCAGCGGGACGTCGCGGCCGGAGACGCCCATCCGCTGCGTCATCCACCACAGCTTGAACCGGAACAGGCACAGGAACCGGCAGTCCCTGCATTATATTGGCACCACCACCAAGATTCACAAATTTAATCATCTTCGGTTTCATTTCGTCATCAAATTCAATCGAGATTCAAAGTGCTGCTCCGAAATCTGTCTAAACAAAAGAAAATTCTGCTTGATTTTTTTCCCAGAAAGCTTGCACAGGTTGTGCGCTGCTGGCACATTCTAGACGTATCTCGTGTTCCAGCAGAGTTTCATAATCAGCTTCATTTCTCGGcgtaaaaagaaagaaaatcgACAGGGAAGCATGGCAATGAACAGGGAAACGGGTCCGTCTGAGCAAGCACTCACCGTAGCGTGCCGAAGGTGAAGACGTGGTGGCTCttggcctcgccgtcgtggGCGCCGACAAAGGCCCCCTCGACGAGCCCGGCCCCGGCCGCGTGCGCCGCCGACACGTTGTCCGGCACGCCGGTGAGCACCGTGCGCCCGTGCACCGCCAGCCTCCCGTCGCTCACCGTGATAAGCGGAGTCACCGTCATCTTTCTCCCCACTGCTCCGGGTTAACTAACCCTAAGATATGTAATTGCTGCAGAACACCCTCTGCAATGCGAGCAGGAGCAGCGAGAAAGAACAAGTTAAACAGTTATGACCGTAACTCTTTCGAGAGAAATTATGACCGTAACTAGCACACCGATAATGACAGGATTACAAGTTAAACAATGTAGCAAGTACTAGTAATTCAAGAAAGAAAAGATGAAAAGGAGGAGACGTACCTTGTTTGATGAAGTTAGAGACGAAGAGAAAGAGGGAGGAAGGAGCAGCAAAGGTAGGGAAGCAGGGAGTGCCTGCTCCCACGTGAGGACGGTAATTAGATTAGCAGTAAAAACGTAATTTACTAGCGGTAACTAGAGGATAGATAGGTGGTGCCCCTCCTCGTCCAGGAGGAAGATGGCGggagaggaggcggcggggggAGGGGTTTATATACCCGGGCGAGGGGGCCAGGGGAGGGGTGACGTGGCGGGTGAGTTTACCGCTGCTGACGTCATGGGAAAAAGCAGGGTGGGGAATTTCGCGTGGTGAAACGAAACGGTCAAGGGATAGATACTACTGCTGTCTGTTGGTGCATGGTATGGTCCATCCAGCTGCTGCCTGCTAGGCTCCGTAATCTCTCTCTGATGGTAGCCAAGTTCAACGCATTCTTGATTTCTTTCCCTTgcaagggagggaaaaggaattgtttAGACAGCATTTCGTGTCGGTTTGCCGTATTCATACATTAACCTCGTGACGATTAATCGGCGTGTCTTGAACGGAACAAGTCACGACATGCATCTCGCTGCTAAAGCCGCGTGCATTACCGTCATATTTTTTGGAAGAATAGTGTTGTTAATTTCTAAGGTACATCTAGAAAAATATGGGCGCCTGAATGTTCCACTAAACATGAATTAGTTTTCCTTTTCTAACCATTGGATTATGCAGATATATATTCTCCAAATCAAATACTTTTCTGATAAACCACACATTCAGTTCTCATATGGTGCATGTCAATATTATTTGCATATGAAAAAAAGTCTAGGCATCAGATGGACTAAGTGTGGCTGGCTGGATACTCCCAAAACACCATTCCTTTTCTCTTGGACGGTGAGGGTGCTGCAAAACTGGGATGCTGTTTGCTTGTGTAGGTGACTGACGGCTAGGTTCCGCTGGTTCTTGAATTCTTCCACATGAAGTCACGGGGAAAACGGAAAGTAGctaggctgctgctgctgctgctgctgcattcCCCAGGCGCCAAGTTGATATAGCTGACTGATTGACGGCTGCTTCGtatttttcctcttcttttccttttctactcTTCATGTTTGATCGATCTGGTCATGGTGGCGACGAGCTATGCCGGTAGTGTATGCTGTTACCGATGGCATTCTTCGAGACTAAGCTAATGTGTGTGATCAAGCTTTCGCATCAAGATTAGATTGTGTGCGCTCATGTGTGTGAGCGAGCTGAAAATGCGCAGGATGCTGTTGCTTGCATTGGAGGCCTTTACCTCGAGCTCCTTGTCTCGAATGAATCCAttgtttttaaaataaaatctcACGCGGCAAGGTTCGGAGACAGACGAGCAAGGATGAACATCTCGGCTATATCCATGGCGTTGCCGATGGATTATTGAGCATGAAATGAATGCGTGTCAATCAGCAACTTTCAGCTCAATCCTCCTCCTCTCATCTCATTCGAGAGGGCTTCAGCTTGAGTTTATCTCCATCTTTACGCAGGACGCTACCCATATTAATTTTTAGTACAAGCACGAGCGTGCAAGTTAAGCTGGCTAGCCAGGCCATATGCATGCAAATTTTGATTGAAATTCGGCAGGTTTAAGCCAGCTTGTTTAACCACGATTGGTGTCTTCATCTTGGCCACGTACATCCGCAGATAATCAGAATGAATGCTGGTCAATAGTAGAGTAGATTGATTCGCCTGATTGCGTCGGCCAGCACGCAAGGGGGAGGATGGACGGCCACGATAGGTGCCACGTCCCCGGGCACATGTGCAGAGAGGACAAGCAAACGGGGCACACGTCGCCGCGCGCGCCACCCAATTATTGGCCGGAGTGGACCAACTTAAACATCACGCGAGTGCATGATTGCAGCAAGATACTTGCTGCGTACAGCTTACTGCTTGATTGTTGCTCATCATGTTGCGAGTCCGAGTCCATCGCTTGAATTATTGGGGGCGCCTGATGATCCATCGATGCGATCGGATCGCTCCGGAGTTTAATCTGCTGATGATCTGGGGAACGAAGGAAATAAATGTTCCATGAGTTCAACCATTTCcatacacacacatatatatatatgtatgaaAAATTTCTATACAATCTTTGTCTGTAGCAACGCACGAGGATATTTGCCTAGTGTATGGAAAAAGTTGCCAAACAAAATCATGCTCGTTCAAACCCTCGACTACCCCCACAAGATTTTGGGTGCAGTAAAACAACCAGACAGTCTCTCTTTTCATTTTGCAATTCCCAGTCGATCGCATTTATTTACAAGCATTTGACGATGCTCGACCGTCAACACATCTAAAACCACCCTATCTATTTACGAGCCACAACCTCTGTTTGAAACCGtaaggcatataatttgttgcTCAACATGAGACCTCGAACGTAAAATGTGTTACAATTAAGTTTATATTAGTGATCAATTAGTTTGCACCTCTTTATAGAAATATACCTCTTGGTAGATAGACATGACCTGTCATGAAAGGGTATGCTTAAACGCCGAAGGGACGTATACTTTGAACACACCTTTTCATCATGTATAAATATGTAATCACACAAttcattcaatcaatcaaggaaagaaagaaaattaacacacgCACTCAACGTCCCAATCCGTGTCATCTTTACCCTTTCTCGCCGATCATTCACGGTTTCCATGAGATGCGGCCGCCGGAGCTACCCCCGTGCAGATCTTCACACTAGCTCGACGATCGTCCAAAGGGCAGCTGCCACTCGAGTGGTTCAGTCAGTGTCACTGCGCTAAGCACCAGGAACACACGGACACCACCTGTTCTGTCGTCACCCCCGTAGCTTTCTCCAAACTCAGTCTGCATGAAAGTAGAAGCTCATAAAGCAGAATCAAGCTGTGCAACGTCGTAGCATACGTGTGCGGCAAAATGTACCGGGGCCTTTGTGACCATGCCGGTGTCTGGTTCCATGCTTCCAGCATTTTTTTAGAAGAAATTCTTGGGACAGTGCGAGAAAGAAGGCATGGAAAGTTGCGTGGCTGAGCCGGAtccgcgtcggcggcggcctgGTGACTGGTGATGGAAAAACGGCCGCCGGCCGACCAGCAGGTCATCGTTCCCTCCTTCCGTCTCTCCATGCCTGGCCGGCCCCCAGTTCTAGTAGATAGGCAGGTCGGCTCTGTCCGTGTGCGGTCAGATGATTGATCTGAGGACCACTGGTTGATTGATCCAGCCACAGGCAGGCAGGAGCAAGACGAATGCTGCATGTCATGTGGAACGACCATGCATGCACGCACACGGCAAAAACCGCGAGCTCACACACTGATGATATCGtagcttttcttttcttctcccaaCAATGCAATGCAATGCAATACATCTCCCTCCGATCCTAAAACATACACAGGCATGGATGGCTGGCCTGGcctggccgccgccgggcgAAAATGAGGCAGGCCGGCTGTGCAAACTCAAATGATTGGCTGGTTGATCTGATCATCCTGCTGCATGCCTTCCAGACAGTGCTGGCAGCTGCAGCTAGAGCTACTAGCTAGCAGTGTGGCAAGTGATGAGCGCCCATGCTGCATGTACAACGAGCTGCCTTTGCCTTTGTGCCTGCCTACATGCATGTGGGAACCGCGGCGGTTTATTCCCGTGGATCCTAGCGTGCCGCGATGCCATGATATGTAGGCTCCAATGGATATCATTCTTTTTCTTTGTCATCCTTTCTTAAAAATACATATGAATTTTCCGTTAATTTTGTTCCCTTCAACTCTACAATTCTTGTTTGGCACTAGTCCTATATTCTTGTACCCGCACGGTCAATCGTACGCATCATTTTCTAATTCTCGATCGATctgtggaagaagaagagaaaggtGAGGATGCTTCGATGCAGCAGCCAGCTGATGACTCACAGGTCACGTCGATGTGCTCTTCAGTCAGTCAGCTGTCAGAAGATCATCTCGTT is part of the Panicum hallii strain FIL2 chromosome 2, PHallii_v3.1, whole genome shotgun sequence genome and encodes:
- the LOC112880123 gene encoding probable galactinol--sucrose galactosyltransferase 2, producing the protein MTVTPLITVSDGRLAVHGRTVLTGVPDNVSAAHAAGAGLVEGAFVGAHDGEAKSHHVFTFGTLRDCRFLCLFRFKLWWMTQRMGVSGRDVPLETQFMLVEVPASGDGDDDAGPVYLVMLPLLEGQFRAALQGNERDELQICIESGDKAVQTDQGAHMVYLHAGDSPFDAITAAVKAVEKHLQTFHHRDRKKLPSFLDWFGWCTWDAFYTDVTADGVKHGLQSLAKGGAPPRFLIIDDGWQQIAAEDKPDPNVVVQEGAQFASRLTGIKENTKFQAKPATDGGDGDGEPAPGGLKQLVRETKDAHGVKQVYVWHAMAGYWGGVAPAPGTGMERYEPALAYPVQSPGVTGNQPDIVMDSLSVLGLGLVPPRRARDFYGELHAYLASCDVDGVKVDVQNIIETLGAGHGGRVAITRAYHRALEASVGRSFPDNGCISSMSHNTDMLYSARETAVVRASDDFYPHDPASHTVHVASVAYNTIFLGEFMQPDWDMFHSLHPAAEYHGAARAIGGCPIYVSDKPGNHNFELLRKLVLPDGSVLRAQLPGRPTRDCLFSDPARDGASLLKIWNVNKCGGVVGAFNCQGAGWCRVTKRTRVHDAAPGTLTGAVRADDVDAIARVAAAGEDGGAEWDGEAVVYAHRSGELVRLPRGAALPVTLGPLEYEVFHVCPLRRGAAAGVAFAPVGLLDMFNAGGAVEDCAVSAGDSAGGAATVTAAMRVRGCGRFGAYCSRRPARCALDSAEVEFGYDADTGLVTVDLPVPEQELHRWTLEITV
- the LOC112880124 gene encoding dolichyl-diphosphooligosaccharide--protein glycosyltransferase 48 kDa subunit, encoding MATPRHLLLLALAAAALAAAAAAAEEGPRGRRLLVLLDDLAVRSSHSAFFGSLQARGFDLDFRLADDPKLSLHRYGQYLYDGLVLFAPSTPRFGGSVDQNAVLEFIDAGHDMILAADSSASDLIRGIATECGVDFDEDPEAMVIDHINYAVTDVDGDHTLIAGDDLIQSDVILGSKKIEAPVLFRGIGHTANPSNSLVLKVLSASPSAYSANPKTKLASPPSLTGSAISLVSVMQARNNARVLVSGSLDLFSNRFLKSGVQKAGSKKRHERAGNEQFVTETSKWVFHERGHLKAVNVKHHKVGETNEPGMYRINDDLEYLVEIYEWSGTSWKPYVADDVQLQFFMMSPYVLKTMSTDKKGLYSTSFKVPDVYGVFQFKVEYQRLGYTGLSFTKQIPVRPYRHNEYERFITSAYPYYTASFSTMGAFFIFSFVYLYHK